In the Gemmatimonadetes bacterium T265 genome, CGGTCGCGGGGCACCGCCGCCGGACCAGGAGCTCACCGGCGCGCGTGTCTCACGCCCTCTGCAGCGCGTCGAGCCCGCCCCAGTCCGCGAGCAAGAGGTCGGCGAACGCGCTCCGCGTGCCGCGCACCTGGCGCTCGACCTTGCCCTTGTCGGAGCCCGTCGCCGCGCGGCACGGGTCGACGCCGAAGCCGCACGTGCGGGCGAACGTGTGGAACGCCGCCGAGATCACCGCGGTCGGCCCCGCGCCCGACGCCACGGCGGTCGTGAGATGGTCGATGCGCACCCACAAGGGCACCCCGCCGTAGCGCCGGAACAGGGCGAGGTGGCCCGTCTGCCAGGCGAGCTGCGTCATCGTCGGGCTCACCCACACGAACGTCGCCCGGCAGTGCGCGAGCGTGCCGATCAGGCCGTAGAGGGTGCGGCGCTCGCCGTCGATGCGGGCCTGCCACTCGAACCAGTCGTGCTGGGCCTGCACGCCCGGCGGAGTCTCGACCCGGCGGACCGCCTGCACCGGCGGCGCCGCGAAGCGCCGGCGCAGGTAGCGCCGGACCGCTTGGTAGCTCCCCGCGAACGCGTACTCGCGGACCAACACGTCGTGCAACACCGAGGCGGGGAGCGCCCGCTCGCCGTCGGCCGGGGTGTCGCCGAAGCGCGTGAGCACCGCGTCCACGCGCTCCTGCCATCCATCCAGTGCCGACGCGCGGTCCCTCCGTCCGTCGGGCGCATCCGGCGCGCGTTTCAGTCGGTAGCGCAGGCCCGACTCCGCCACCCCGAGCTGTCGCGCCACCTGCCGGATCGAGGCGCCTCGCCCGACCATCTCCGTCGCAACCATCACCTGGTCCCTCCGCAACGTCGCCATGAAGTGCTCCGCCTCGGGTGACGTGGTGCCCGAAGCGAAGGGGGCCGGCGGCGCCGGCCCCGGTCAAGGCGAGTGCGCGAACTTGCCTGTTTTCAGCCGCGCGAAGATGGGTGATCGTCCACACCGCCCCCGCCAGGGGGCGGACCTCGGGCCGGACCCGCTCGGCGAAGAGGGCGAGGATGCCCGCGTCGACGTGGTCCGTCTTCGCGAGCTGGCCGGTCGCTTTGGCGAAGTCGCGCACCTGGCGCGGGTTCGCGACCACCACCGAGAGCTGCGCGGCCGCGAGCGCGGCGACCACGGCGAGCTCGTGTCCGCCCGTTGCTTCCAAGACCACGAGGGAGGGCGCGCCGCAGGTGAGGCGCTCGACGAGTGCGCCAATCCCCGCGTCCGTGTTCGCGACCGTCCAGGACGCCCCGCCCGGCCGGACCGCCACCACCAGCTCGCCTTTCGCGACATCGATGCCGACGAACATCGTCTCTCCCCGCGTATGGGTGTCCCGCAACGCTCGGCGGTCCTCCGCTTCCTCGCCGCCTCGGCCCCCTCTTGCGTGATTCGGGTGTGGCACCGCGTGCCGCGCACCCCGGCAACTTTTCGGGCTCACTGCGACAGAAATCGGCACGCCGCTCTGACTAACGCACGGTGTTCACCACCCAGACAACATCGAGCTGGCGCCCGGTTCAGCGTGCATGCAGAATCACGCACGCGCTAGATACAAGACATCAACAACGATCCTCGTGTTACCCTATGTCTGACACATACACCGTCTCGTGTGCATGCTGCCGCACCCAGATTGCCGCTAGGACAGGCCCGATCGACGACTATGGCTCGCCCTGCAGCGTCTGCGGCTCCGCCGACCGTGTCGTCCAGATCACCTGCGAGGAGGTACTTACACTCCGGGTACGGGAATCGGTGCGGACCACGCTGAAGGAGCACGGAGTTCGGAGGCCCGTGCTCGACGAGAAGTCCGGCGACGACTGGAGCCACAGCCGCGTCAAGTGGGTTCAGCTCGAGCGCCGGATTGATCGAGCGAACGACCGGTACATCGAGCGCGTGACAGACCCGGACACTGGCGAGGTGATACATTCGCGCGACGAGCCCCTATCCCTTCACCTCGGGCACGGCGACGCGAGACGGCGGACGACGGAGTCTCCCGGCGGCGAGGCGTAATGCATGTCGGGTCCGACCAGTTCCGGGCGTAGGCGGTTGCAGCTAGGCGTCTCGTCTTCGAAGCCGATGATCTCAGCGCGACTCCTGACCTCCCCGAAGGCAGGCCTGTTGCTCGCCGTTGGGCTGGCGGCTTGCTCGTCGCCACCGTCGGACACGGCCATCGCGTATGCGTCACGACCCGGAGCGCCGCGGGATAGCGTGTTCGTAGTTGAGGAAGCGTTACACGAGGCCGACGGCAGTGAGCGGGCGCCGCATCCTGGTCTGCACGCGAAGGGGGTGGACACGGTGATTGCGGCGATCCGCAGCGCCCTCGGCGATCGCGGGCACTGGTCCCACGTGCGGGACCAAGCGTGGGGTCGGGCGCTCGTCGCACATCGGGTTGCGGACATCGACGCCGCCGAGCAACTGCTCGACGAGTACGGCAATGTCTTGCGTGGTTCGCTTGCACCGGGGCAGAGGGAGCAACTTGCCTCGCTCCGCCGCGAGTACGAGCTGCAACTCGCTGTTCGCAAGTCTCAGATCGCTGCTGCCCACGCTGGCGGTCCGCCGGCCTCGCCTCAGCCGCGGAAGTACATCGATCCCGTTACAGGCAAGTGCTGCTGCCTCGCCTACCCGGACGGAACATCGACATGCGACAGTTGACGCGCCACGTCGGGCCAGCATCGCAACGCCGATGTCTAACGGGTCGTTGAAGCTGTCGAGTATGCACGGACGCTCCTGGCCCGCGTTCCGCCTCCGTCCTACCACGACCAGCTGCGCGCCTTGGAGGCTCGCAGCGTCAGTCTGAGTTAGAACGCAACCGACACACTCGTAGAGCACGCTATTGGAGCCGATCGATCGCGACGAGCGTCTGACCGAGCTCGCCTTCGTTAACGCACTCGTGAGCCTCCTTCAGGCGCACCCCGCATATAGCGACGTGGATCCCGAGGCCCTCCGGT is a window encoding:
- a CDS encoding hypothetical protein (possible pseudo due to internal stop codon), which translates into the protein MATLRRDQVMVATEMVGRGASIRQVARQLGVAESGLRYRLKRAPDAPDGRRDRASALDGWQERVDAVLTRFGDTPADGERALPASVLHDVLVREYAFAGSYQAVRRYLRRRFAAPPVQAVRRVETPPGVQAQHDWFEWQARIDGERRTLYGLIGTLAHCRATFVWVSPTMTQLAWQTGHLALFRRYGGVPLWVRIDHLTTAVASGAGPTAVISAAFHTFARTCGFGVDPCRAATGSDKGKVERQVRGTRSAFADLLLADWGGLDALQRA